Below is a window of Deltaproteobacteria bacterium DNA.
AAGCTACCGGTCCCCTGGCGCCGCGACAATTTATTTCGAAAAAGGGAGTTCGCTCCGCAAAATCAGCCTTACTCTCGAGGAAAATAAAATGGTGCCGAGCGCCGTCGGTTTTGAACTGATGGCCCGCCTGAAAGGGAAAGGAGGGAAACTAAAGGCGGGAGAGTACGAGTTTCCAGCCGGTTCCCGTCCCGGCGATATTCTGCGGACGATGGTAGAGGGGAAGGTGAAGCTTTACTCGGTGACCATACCGGAAGGATTCAGTCTCAGGGAAATCGGCGCGGTTCTTCATCGGAACGGCCTGACGACGGTTTCGGAATGGGAACAACTAGTCAGGGACCCGCGCTTGATTGCCGAGACGGGAACCAATTCCGCAACCCTCGAAGGCTATCTTTTCCCGGACACCTATCTCTATGAAAAAAGGGCAACAGCAAAAGATCTGATTCGCCAGATGACCGATCTTTTCAAGAAAAAGGCAATGCCCGATTTGATTGCCGAGGCGAAACAGAAAGGGATGACCCTTAATCAGTGGGTGACGCTGGCCTCGATTGTGGAAAAGGAAACAGGGGTCCCCTCCGAGCGGCCGCTGATTGCTTCGGTATTTCAGAACCGTCTGCAAAAGGGGATGCTCTTACAGAGCGATCCGACCGTGATTTATGGCATCCCCAATTTCAACGGCAATCTGACCCGCGCCGATTTGGAGCGCGATTCTCCCTACAATACATACATGCGGCCCGGCCTTCCGCCGGGGCCAATCTGCTCCCCCGGCCTCGATTCGCTGATGGCGGCGTTAAGGCCCGCCCAGACCGGTTATCTTTATTTTGTCGCGAAGGGGGATGGGAGCCACTATTTTTCCACGAATCTT
It encodes the following:
- the mltG gene encoding endolytic transglycosylase MltG, with product MICFLTVATGAATFAWFASYRSPGAATIYFEKGSSLRKISLTLEENKMVPSAVGFELMARLKGKGGKLKAGEYEFPAGSRPGDILRTMVEGKVKLYSVTIPEGFSLREIGAVLHRNGLTTVSEWEQLVRDPRLIAETGTNSATLEGYLFPDTYLYEKRATAKDLIRQMTDLFKKKAMPDLIAEAKQKGMTLNQWVTLASIVEKETGVPSERPLIASVFQNRLQKGMLLQSDPTVIYGIPNFNGNLTRADLERDSPYNTYMRPGLPPGPICSPGLDSLMAALRPAQTGYLYFVAKGDGSHYFSTNLEEHNRAVTYYQLKRGTRP